The following are from one region of the Bacteroidota bacterium genome:
- the asnB gene encoding asparagine synthase (glutamine-hydrolyzing), which produces MCGIAGYYLFSESHAGIDLLGMNKSMQHRGPDANGFFENNTIGLAHNRLSIIDLDARANQPLQDSTGQYRIIFNGELYNYKFLKDYLAKTFNQQFTTSSDTEVLLYLLIHEGESALNKLNGMFAFAFYDLHREVLLIARDHVGIKPLYYASSRSDVVFSSELQALKLLNRNFEIDHLAVNYYLHLGYIPAPYTLYKGVMKLEAGHYLVIDKNGVKQNKFWTLESTARVNPGSSTSIAIGKLEELLLQSVSLQLQSDVPIGVFLSGGTDSSVVAALAQQAHGKQIDTYSIGFNESKYNEAPFAEAIAAHIGSNHHRLDLSLNDALHLAEKVSGIYTEPFADSSALPTYIVSQMAAKHCKVVLSGDGGDELFLGYGSYQWAMRFQNPYKRHAYQRIHPALNLLSSRYKRIARMMDWKDNFSLHSHIFSHEQYFFSKKEIHQLHTTPTEKLHFDLFAPGRSLNFAEKQALFDFHYYLPEDLLVKVDRASMQHSIEVRVPLLDKHVVEFAFSLPYNLRYHKGIAKYLLKEVMYKYIPRQMMNRPKWGFSVPLAAWLHHDLQYMINKYLSAEVIKQTNLLNVTYVEELIRRFNNGKNDFLAQRIWNLIILQQSLAKN; this is translated from the coding sequence ATGTGTGGTATAGCCGGTTATTATTTGTTTAGTGAAAGCCATGCAGGCATAGACCTACTTGGAATGAATAAGTCTATGCAACATCGCGGGCCGGATGCCAATGGGTTTTTTGAAAATAACACCATTGGTTTAGCACACAACCGATTGTCTATTATTGATTTGGATGCAAGAGCAAATCAACCACTGCAAGATAGCACAGGCCAATACCGAATTATTTTTAACGGAGAATTGTATAACTACAAGTTCCTTAAGGACTATCTTGCTAAAACATTCAATCAGCAATTTACAACAAGCAGCGATACCGAGGTGCTATTATATTTGCTTATACATGAAGGCGAAAGTGCATTAAATAAGTTGAATGGCATGTTTGCTTTTGCATTTTATGATTTGCACAGGGAAGTATTATTAATTGCGCGCGATCATGTTGGCATTAAACCTTTGTATTATGCATCAAGCAGGAGTGATGTTGTTTTTTCATCCGAGTTGCAAGCATTAAAGTTATTGAACAGGAATTTCGAAATTGATCATTTGGCTGTTAACTATTATTTGCATTTAGGATATATACCAGCACCATATACGTTGTATAAGGGTGTTATGAAACTGGAGGCCGGACATTATTTAGTGATTGATAAAAATGGAGTAAAACAAAATAAATTCTGGACACTGGAGTCAACAGCAAGAGTTAATCCAGGATCTTCAACCTCAATAGCTATTGGAAAACTTGAAGAGTTATTGTTGCAAAGTGTTTCCTTGCAACTTCAAAGCGATGTGCCTATCGGAGTTTTTTTAAGCGGAGGTACCGATTCGAGTGTTGTTGCGGCATTGGCGCAACAGGCGCATGGTAAGCAGATTGACACTTATTCTATCGGATTCAATGAGTCTAAGTATAACGAAGCGCCCTTTGCCGAAGCTATTGCTGCACATATTGGAAGCAATCATCACCGGTTAGACCTCTCGCTTAATGATGCGCTTCATCTTGCTGAAAAAGTTTCTGGTATATATACCGAGCCGTTTGCCGATAGCAGTGCTTTGCCAACTTATATTGTTTCGCAAATGGCTGCAAAACATTGCAAGGTGGTATTGTCAGGCGATGGTGGCGATGAATTGTTTTTAGGATATGGTTCGTATCAATGGGCCATGCGATTTCAAAATCCGTATAAGCGTCATGCATATCAGCGTATTCACCCAGCATTGAATTTGCTCTCATCAAGGTATAAGCGTATTGCTCGTATGATGGATTGGAAAGATAACTTTTCGCTGCACAGCCATATATTCTCGCATGAGCAATATTTTTTTAGTAAAAAAGAAATACATCAACTACATACTACGCCAACCGAAAAGTTGCATTTCGATTTATTTGCTCCCGGCCGTTCGCTCAACTTTGCGGAAAAGCAGGCGCTCTTCGATTTTCATTATTACCTGCCCGAAGATTTATTAGTAAAAGTGGACCGTGCAAGTATGCAACATTCAATTGAAGTACGGGTGCCTTTGCTTGATAAGCATGTGGTAGAATTTGCATTTTCGTTGCCTTACAACTTGCGTTATCATAAAGGGATTGCTAAATATTTGCTCAAAGAGGTAATGTATAAATATATACCCAGGCAAATGATGAATAGGCCTAAATGGGGTTTCTCGGTTCCGCTTGCAGCCTGGCTGCATCACGATTTGCAGTACATGATTAACAAATACCTTTCGGCAGAAGTAATAAAGCAAACCAATCTATTGAATGTGACTTATGTTGAAGAGTTAATCAGGCGATTCAATAATGGCAAGAACGATTTCCTGGCACAGCGAATTTGGAATCTGATTATTTTGCAGCAATCGTTAGCAAAGAATTAA